From the genome of Hymenobacter sp. PAMC 26628, one region includes:
- a CDS encoding gliding motility-associated C-terminal domain-containing protein, whose translation MLTTLLRRFCGLGALLVLLVLGLAGPARATHLLGGEMSYRYLDANGPAAAPFRYELTVTIYNNSLPGAAQPNPEAVVGIYNRTTGAQIVLTTVNYARIVTQGGTPGLMSIASTSLSQVLLPPTATGCTVTGPQQPFRLQKFVGVVNLPLSFDGYYAVFTRSARNVDVTNLNTGNNNRPLTLYTSMAPALLPNHAPVFSDTAVAVVCQNDTTISLNNAVDADGDRLVYSFGSPYGQFASSGSNLPRLFPPLPLAIGYYAGYSLANPFGTGAGNFALLNASTGVARYGAANQGKYVIAVDVAEYRTINGREVLIGTTRRDLQLVVAQCPSTRAPALAPAVALPRAYTIEEGQALSIPITATQVAGDPLVLTANSALLDGAGGFNATFNGNAGTVAAGSLTGTATATGSGTVVGTFVYNSACGEARATPYDVALTVRDVACGGKTAADVLRITVTRAAGPTAIAGDATACAQTAHAYTANGATATYRWRATGGTVVGSATGPTVQVLWGSAGTGTLVARGVSAYGCLTDSVSLPVTILAAPALAVAGPLSICQGASTTLSVSGSSAYTLTGGGTTQTGPGPFVVAPTQTTTYTITGAANPSGCAGTAQVTVTVLPLPTVVPGAAVAICSGGTAQLGAPAVAGVTYSWSPATGLSNPASANPTVTLANATAGALTVTYTLTATLATGCAATGTVAVTVSPAPVVRAGTAATVCAGQTVTLGAPTQAGFTYAWTPAAGLSSATVAQPVYTAANSTGAPIVVKFRVTGTSPQGCAGRDSVLITVNPLPPQRTITGPGFICDPSQAFTGTYAVAGASATSTYQWAVVGGTITGGQGTGQVTVLFTSGAPSRSLSVVETSAFGCTGTAASNLNILLDQPTITLTTASVDATSNARIILTFSVPNGTNTPNQVQVLRRVAGTGAFAVVGTVAPTATAYTDANAVDASANSYEYQLTVANGCGTVLTTAVAQTVRLQATATAGAGGYRQGSVALRWNPYIGFTVSGYRVYRRLDGAPATLLATVPATTLAYTLPNGALDTSSDGAGFAQNFRVVAFSADATPLLSNSNETLVSFANPLAFYNIITPNGDNRNDRLVIDNVALYPGNSLVIFNRWGREVYATTNYQNTWGDAPDVAPGKYYYLFKLADGSTIKGWVEVVK comes from the coding sequence ATGCTGACAACTCTACTTCGGCGGTTTTGCGGACTGGGGGCCCTGCTGGTCCTGTTGGTGCTGGGCCTGGCCGGGCCGGCGCGTGCCACCCACTTGCTGGGCGGCGAAATGAGCTACCGCTACCTCGACGCCAACGGGCCCGCCGCGGCGCCGTTCCGCTACGAGCTGACGGTGACCATCTACAACAACTCGTTGCCGGGGGCCGCCCAGCCCAACCCCGAGGCTGTTGTGGGCATCTACAACCGCACCACCGGGGCCCAGATTGTGCTGACGACCGTCAATTACGCCCGCATCGTGACGCAGGGCGGCACCCCCGGGCTGATGAGCATTGCCTCCACTTCGCTCTCGCAGGTGCTGCTGCCGCCCACCGCCACGGGCTGCACCGTGACGGGGCCCCAGCAGCCGTTTAGGCTCCAGAAATTCGTGGGCGTGGTGAACCTGCCCTTGTCGTTCGACGGCTACTACGCTGTGTTCACGCGCAGCGCCCGCAACGTGGACGTGACCAACCTGAACACCGGCAACAACAACCGGCCGCTGACGCTGTACACGAGCATGGCCCCGGCCCTGCTGCCCAACCACGCGCCGGTGTTTTCGGACACGGCCGTAGCCGTTGTGTGCCAGAATGATACGACCATCAGCCTCAACAACGCCGTGGACGCCGACGGCGACCGGCTGGTGTACTCGTTTGGCTCGCCTTACGGGCAATTTGCCAGCTCGGGCTCGAACCTGCCCCGGCTGTTTCCACCCCTGCCGCTGGCCATTGGCTACTACGCCGGCTACTCACTGGCCAACCCGTTTGGCACCGGAGCCGGTAATTTTGCGCTGCTGAACGCCAGCACCGGCGTGGCCCGCTACGGGGCCGCCAACCAGGGCAAGTACGTGATAGCCGTGGACGTGGCCGAGTACCGCACCATCAACGGGCGGGAGGTGCTGATTGGCACCACGCGGCGCGACTTGCAGCTGGTGGTGGCGCAGTGCCCGAGCACCCGGGCCCCGGCGCTGGCCCCAGCCGTGGCGCTGCCCCGCGCCTACACCATCGAGGAAGGCCAGGCGCTGAGCATCCCCATCACGGCCACCCAAGTGGCAGGCGACCCCCTGGTGCTCACAGCCAACAGCGCGCTACTCGACGGCGCGGGCGGCTTCAATGCCACCTTCAATGGCAACGCGGGCACGGTGGCGGCGGGCAGCCTCACGGGCACGGCCACGGCCACCGGCAGCGGCACAGTAGTGGGCACGTTCGTGTACAATTCGGCCTGCGGCGAAGCGCGCGCTACGCCCTACGACGTGGCCCTGACCGTGCGCGACGTGGCCTGCGGCGGCAAAACCGCGGCCGACGTGCTGCGCATCACCGTGACGCGGGCCGCGGGCCCCACGGCCATTGCCGGCGACGCCACCGCCTGCGCCCAAACCGCGCACGCCTACACCGCCAACGGCGCTACGGCCACCTACCGCTGGCGGGCCACGGGCGGCACCGTGGTGGGTAGCGCCACGGGCCCCACGGTGCAAGTGCTGTGGGGCAGCGCCGGCACCGGCACGCTGGTGGCCCGGGGCGTGTCGGCCTACGGCTGCCTCACCGACTCGGTGAGCCTGCCGGTGACCATTCTGGCCGCCCCGGCGCTGGCCGTGGCCGGCCCGCTCAGCATCTGCCAGGGCGCGTCTACTACGCTAAGCGTGAGCGGCAGCAGCGCCTACACCCTTACCGGCGGCGGCACCACCCAAACCGGCCCGGGGCCCTTCGTGGTGGCCCCCACCCAAACCACGACCTACACCATTACCGGCGCGGCCAACCCCAGCGGCTGCGCCGGCACCGCCCAGGTAACGGTAACCGTGCTGCCGCTGCCCACCGTGGTGCCGGGCGCGGCGGTGGCCATTTGCTCGGGCGGCACGGCGCAGCTGGGGGCCCCGGCGGTGGCGGGCGTCACCTACAGTTGGAGCCCCGCCACGGGCCTGAGCAACCCGGCCAGCGCCAACCCCACCGTGACGCTGGCCAACGCCACGGCCGGGGCCCTCACCGTCACCTACACCCTCACGGCCACGCTGGCCACCGGCTGCGCGGCCACCGGCACCGTGGCCGTCACCGTCAGCCCCGCGCCAGTGGTGCGCGCGGGCACGGCCGCCACCGTATGCGCGGGCCAAACCGTGACGCTGGGGGCCCCCACCCAGGCCGGCTTCACCTACGCCTGGACGCCGGCCGCGGGCCTGAGCAGCGCCACTGTGGCCCAGCCCGTGTACACGGCCGCCAACTCCACCGGGGCCCCCATCGTGGTAAAATTCCGGGTGACGGGCACCTCGCCCCAGGGCTGCGCCGGGCGCGATTCGGTGCTCATCACCGTGAACCCGCTGCCGCCCCAGCGCACCATCACCGGGCCGGGCTTTATCTGCGATCCGTCGCAGGCCTTCACGGGCACCTACGCGGTGGCGGGCGCCAGCGCCACGTCTACCTACCAGTGGGCAGTGGTAGGCGGCACCATCACCGGCGGGCAGGGCACGGGGCAAGTCACGGTGCTCTTTACTTCGGGGGCCCCCAGCCGCTCGCTGAGCGTGGTGGAAACGTCGGCCTTCGGCTGCACGGGCACGGCAGCTTCCAACCTGAATATTCTGCTCGACCAGCCCACTATCACCCTCACTACGGCCTCGGTGGATGCTACTAGCAACGCCCGCATCATCCTTACCTTCAGCGTGCCCAACGGCACCAACACGCCCAACCAGGTGCAGGTGCTGCGCCGCGTGGCGGGCACCGGCGCCTTCGCCGTGGTGGGCACCGTGGCCCCCACCGCCACCGCCTACACCGATGCCAACGCGGTGGACGCCAGCGCCAATTCCTACGAATACCAGCTCACCGTCGCCAACGGTTGCGGCACGGTGCTAACCACCGCCGTGGCCCAAACCGTGCGCCTGCAAGCCACCGCCACGGCCGGCGCGGGCGGCTACCGCCAGGGCAGCGTGGCCCTGCGCTGGAACCCCTACATAGGTTTTACAGTAAGCGGCTACCGCGTCTACCGCCGCCTCGACGGGGCCCCGGCAACGCTGCTGGCCACCGTGCCGGCCACCACGCTCGCCTACACCCTACCCAACGGGGCCCTGGACACGAGCAGCGACGGCGCGGGCTTCGCCCAGAATTTCCGCGTAGTAGCCTTCAGCGCCGACGCCACGCCGCTGCTCTCGAACTCCAACGAAACCCTGGTGAGCTTCGCCAACCCGCTGGCGTTCTACAACATCATCACCCCGAACGGCGACAATCGCAACGACCGCCTCGTGATTGACAACGTGGCCCTGTACCCCGGCAACTCGCTCGTCATTTTCAACCGCTGGGGCCGCGAGGTGTACGCCACCACCAACTACCAGAACACCTGGGGCGACGCCCCCGACGTGGCCCCGGGCAAGTACTACTACCTCTTCAAGCTAGCCGACGGCAGCACCATCAAGGGCTGGGTAGAAGTGGTGAAGTGA
- a CDS encoding SDR family oxidoreductase translates to MSQKTVLITGGTSGIGRACALAFGRAGYAVAVTGRDAARLADTAGALAAAGIAHLAVQADVGDAAAAARAVADTVARFGGLDVLINNAGLSMRAKFADVDVKVLEQLMQTNFFGTVYTTKAALPHLLARKGTVVGISSIAGFRGLPGRTGYSASKFAMNGFLEALRTELLPAGVNVLTAAPGFTASNIRHAALVANGEPQHDTPRDEGQMMSSEEVAAHVLRAVAQRRRTLVLTGQGKLTVFLNKWLPGLMDKLVLANFRKEGGDF, encoded by the coding sequence ATGTCCCAAAAAACTGTGCTCATCACCGGGGGCACGTCCGGCATCGGCCGGGCCTGCGCCCTGGCCTTTGGCCGTGCGGGCTACGCCGTGGCCGTTACCGGCCGCGACGCGGCCCGCCTCGCCGACACTGCCGGGGCCCTGGCCGCCGCCGGCATCGCCCACCTCGCCGTGCAGGCCGACGTGGGCGATGCCGCCGCCGCTGCCCGCGCCGTGGCCGACACCGTGGCCCGCTTCGGGGGCCTCGACGTGCTCATCAACAACGCCGGCCTGAGCATGCGCGCCAAGTTTGCCGACGTGGATGTGAAGGTGCTGGAGCAGCTCATGCAAACCAACTTTTTTGGCACCGTGTACACCACCAAGGCCGCCTTGCCGCACCTGCTGGCCCGCAAAGGCACGGTGGTGGGCATCAGCAGCATCGCGGGCTTTCGGGGGCTGCCGGGGCGCACGGGCTATTCGGCCTCCAAGTTTGCCATGAACGGCTTCCTCGAAGCCTTGCGTACCGAGCTGCTGCCCGCGGGTGTGAACGTGCTCACGGCCGCGCCGGGCTTCACGGCCTCCAACATCCGCCACGCGGCGCTGGTGGCCAACGGCGAGCCCCAGCACGACACCCCCCGCGACGAAGGCCAGATGATGAGCAGCGAGGAAGTGGCCGCCCACGTGCTGCGCGCCGTGGCGCAGCGCCGCCGCACCCTCGTGCTCACGGGCCAGGGCAAGCTCACGGTTTTTCTGAACAAGTGGCTCCCCGGCCTGATGGACAAGCTGGTACTGGCCAATTTCCGCAAGGAAGGAGGCGATTTTTAG
- a CDS encoding GEVED domain-containing protein, translating into MRYGVRLWKSLLAAALLAALGAPAVRAQTCPAAASCTPGRAGAAAGAVTAFNMGILNVTLGSINNTTLGQADGYRDYSCLAPSTTTATTLAVGQNYTLTVRTSLNNNETVLAWIDYNNDGAFDPVTEVIMAATPATGTGTAGGLHTATFAAPATARTGVPLRLRVAADYTNSPVPTPCSTPQFSQDEDYAVTLTASTGPPVAAFTTNGATTCSGCVQFTDASQNLPTSWVWSFGDGTASAAQNPSHCYAAAGTYQVQLTVANGNGNAISAATAITYNSTAPAAATCAPATAAYCCNYGVVRVRLGALDNASADGSAGYQDFSCTQRAALVVGTAYPLQVTTGGTLPHDTRAYLDLNNDGAFAATELVGQALNAANPTFSLKLPATAPLGQPLRLRLVTDYAGSDPQPCKAPTNGQVEDYAVVPAANPNPPVAAFASTYVSGGCVNPVQFTDQTTNTPTAWSWNFGDGTTSTLQNPTHQFAAGTYTVALTATSAYGTSSTSRAGFVISVPCLSYCASNGTGFGAGTSSPLWITSVSAAPGGFSNASGLEPGGYGSYVAKTIALAAGTTASLTVTVSNIAAHRTVAWADFNQDGVFAANELLFSTTVSGNTCVGTFALPATALLGRTRLRVETDQTTRAADPCAADLANGEVEDYTLLIQPATPTATAATTALPGLTVAPNPTADGHLRLHLGGSGAPGPYAVEVQNLLGATLLTTAVRLAPGADAALDLGPLAAGVYLLRLRDPQGQVAVRRVVRE; encoded by the coding sequence ATGCGCTACGGTGTACGCCTTTGGAAATCATTGCTTGCAGCCGCATTATTGGCAGCGCTGGGGGCCCCGGCGGTGCGCGCCCAAACCTGCCCGGCGGCGGCCAGTTGCACCCCGGGCCGGGCCGGCGCGGCGGCCGGCGCAGTCACGGCCTTCAACATGGGCATCCTCAACGTGACGCTGGGCAGCATCAACAATACCACCCTGGGGCAGGCCGACGGCTACAGGGACTATAGCTGCCTCGCGCCCAGCACCACCACAGCTACTACCCTTGCGGTGGGCCAGAACTACACCCTCACGGTGCGCACCAGCCTCAATAATAACGAGACGGTGCTGGCCTGGATTGACTATAATAACGACGGCGCGTTTGACCCCGTGACGGAGGTAATCATGGCCGCCACCCCGGCTACGGGCACGGGTACGGCGGGGGGCCTGCACACGGCCACCTTTGCCGCCCCCGCCACGGCCCGCACCGGGGTGCCGCTGCGCTTGCGCGTGGCCGCCGACTACACCAATAGCCCCGTGCCCACGCCGTGCTCCACGCCCCAGTTCTCGCAGGACGAGGACTACGCCGTGACGCTAACCGCCAGCACCGGGCCGCCGGTGGCGGCCTTCACCACCAACGGCGCCACCACCTGCTCGGGCTGCGTGCAGTTCACCGACGCCAGCCAGAACCTGCCCACGTCGTGGGTGTGGAGCTTCGGCGACGGCACCGCCAGCGCCGCTCAAAACCCCAGCCACTGCTACGCCGCCGCGGGCACCTACCAGGTGCAGCTCACGGTGGCCAACGGCAACGGCAACGCCATCAGCGCGGCCACCGCCATTACCTATAACAGCACCGCGCCCGCCGCCGCCACCTGCGCGCCGGCCACCGCCGCCTACTGCTGCAACTACGGCGTGGTGCGCGTGCGCCTGGGGGCCCTCGACAACGCCTCGGCCGACGGCAGTGCGGGCTACCAGGACTTTAGCTGCACCCAGCGGGCGGCCCTGGTGGTGGGCACGGCCTACCCGCTGCAAGTGACAACGGGCGGCACCCTGCCCCACGACACCCGCGCCTACCTCGATCTGAACAACGACGGCGCCTTTGCCGCCACCGAGCTGGTGGGCCAGGCCCTGAACGCCGCCAACCCCACGTTTTCGCTGAAGCTGCCCGCCACGGCGCCGCTGGGCCAGCCGCTGCGCCTGCGCCTCGTGACGGACTACGCTGGCAGCGACCCACAGCCCTGCAAGGCCCCCACCAACGGCCAGGTGGAGGACTACGCCGTGGTGCCGGCGGCCAACCCCAACCCGCCAGTGGCCGCCTTCGCCTCGACCTACGTGAGCGGGGGCTGCGTGAACCCCGTGCAGTTCACCGACCAAACCACCAACACGCCCACGGCCTGGAGCTGGAATTTTGGCGACGGCACCACCAGCACCCTGCAAAACCCGACGCACCAGTTTGCCGCCGGCACCTACACGGTGGCCCTCACCGCCACTAGCGCCTACGGCACGAGCAGCACCTCGCGGGCGGGCTTCGTCATTAGCGTGCCCTGCCTGAGCTACTGCGCCTCGAACGGCACGGGCTTTGGGGCGGGCACCAGCAGCCCCCTCTGGATTACCAGCGTGAGCGCCGCGCCGGGCGGCTTCAGCAATGCCAGCGGGCTGGAGCCCGGCGGCTACGGCAGCTACGTGGCCAAAACCATTGCGCTGGCCGCGGGCACCACGGCCAGCCTCACGGTGACCGTCAGCAACATCGCCGCGCACCGCACGGTGGCCTGGGCCGACTTCAACCAGGACGGGGTATTTGCGGCCAATGAGCTGCTGTTCAGCACCACCGTGAGCGGCAACACCTGCGTGGGCACCTTCGCGCTGCCCGCCACGGCCCTGCTGGGGCGCACCCGCCTGCGCGTGGAAACCGACCAGACCACCCGGGCGGCCGACCCCTGCGCCGCCGACCTCGCCAACGGCGAAGTGGAGGACTACACCCTGCTCATCCAGCCGGCCACCCCCACGGCCACCGCGGCCACGACCGCTCTGCCCGGCCTCACGGTAGCGCCCAATCCCACCGCCGACGGCCACCTGCGCCTGCACCTGGGCGGCTCCGGGGCCCCCGGCCCCTACGCCGTGGAAGTACAGAACCTGCTGGGGGCCACCCTGCTGACCACCGCCGTGCGCCTGGCCCCGGGCGCCGACGCTGCCCTCGACCTGGGGCCCCTGGCCGCCGGCGTGTACCTGCTGCGCCTGCGCGACCCCCAGGGCCAAGTGGCCGTGCGCCGCGTGGTGCGCGAGTAG